CGACGCGACCTCACCATCAATGCCATCGCCCGCGCTGAGGATGGCAGCCTGATTGATCCCTACCATGGCAAAACGGACCTGGAGGCGCGCATATTGCGCCATGTCAGCCCGGCATTTGCCGAAGACCCGGTGCGCATCCTGCGGGCCGCACGTTTTGCCGCAAGATTTACCGAATTTACCCTGGCTCCCGAAACCCTGGCCCTGATGCAGCAGATGGTCGCCGATGGCGAGGTCGATGCCCTGGTGCCGGAACGGGTCTGGCAGGAGCTGGCCAAGGGCCTGATGGAGGCTAAGCCTTCGCGCATGTTTGAGATGCTGCGTGCCTGCGGGGCCTTGCAGAGAATATTTCCCGAGCTGGATCGCCTGTGGGGCGTGCCGCAACCAGCCCAGCATCATCCCGAAATCGACACGGGAGTGCATGTCATGATGGTGATTGATTATGCGGCCAGCCAAGGCTATTCATTGCCAGTTCGTTTTGCCGCCTTGACGCATGATCTGGGCAAGGGCACCACGCCGCCGGATATCTGGCCACGGCATATTGGCCATGAGTTGCGCAGCGTGGATCTGCTCAAGGATGTGGTCAAGCGCCTGCGCGTGCCCAACGATTGCCGCGAGCTTGCGCAGCTGGTGGCCAAGTTTCATGGCAAGGTGCATCAGGTTAACGCTATGCGGCCGGATACACTGCTGCACTTTCTGCAGGAGCTGGATGCCTTGCGTCAGCCGACGCGGTTTGACGATTTTCTTAAGGCTTGCGAGTGCGATTCGCGCGGCCGTGCTGGCTTTGAGCACAAAGCTTTTCCTGAAGCGGCTTATCTCAAGCACCTGCTGCAAGCCGTGATGCAGGTGGATGCTGGCGCCATTGCCCGACAGTTTTCCCATCCCGAAGAGATCAAAAATGCGGTATTTGCCGCCAGGCTGAGTGCTTTGCAGGAAGTATTGGCTGTCCGACATTCCTGAAAAACGTCACCATGCGGTGACACTTTCAGGCAAGGCGAGTGAGGCGTACGCTGCCTGTCATTCGCTACACCTTCAATGGAAGCCAATAGCCACGCCACTTGCAAGCAGCATGCACGCAGATTGTTGCGTATCAGGCATGCATCTGGTGCATATTGATCGCGCTTTGTGCATGCCAGCTCGAACACCAACTGGCTAATGCTATAAATCGCCGCATTTAAACGCTTTTTGACGATTTTTTGCCCGAAACCTATGGCTTATGCAAGTTGGCACGCGGATTGCTTTAGTTACACCAAACGTAACTTAAGGAGTCTGCACCATGAAACGAGCACTTGGTACTTCCTTGATCGCCGCGGTTGTTGGTCTTTCTCTCAAC
Above is a window of Methylovorus glucosotrophus DNA encoding:
- a CDS encoding multifunctional CCA addition/repair protein → MQTFVVGGAVRDALLGLPVQDQDHVVVGSTPAEMEAAGFRRVGKDFPVFLHPDTHEEYALARTERKTAKGYKGFEVHASPDVTLEEDLARRDLTINAIARAEDGSLIDPYHGKTDLEARILRHVSPAFAEDPVRILRAARFAARFTEFTLAPETLALMQQMVADGEVDALVPERVWQELAKGLMEAKPSRMFEMLRACGALQRIFPELDRLWGVPQPAQHHPEIDTGVHVMMVIDYAASQGYSLPVRFAALTHDLGKGTTPPDIWPRHIGHELRSVDLLKDVVKRLRVPNDCRELAQLVAKFHGKVHQVNAMRPDTLLHFLQELDALRQPTRFDDFLKACECDSRGRAGFEHKAFPEAAYLKHLLQAVMQVDAGAIARQFSHPEEIKNAVFAARLSALQEVLAVRHS